The Chloroflexota bacterium nucleotide sequence GTCAGCGCGCCAATCTCGGGAGGAATGACGCCGGTCAGCTTGTTCCAGCCGAGATCCAATTCCCTGAGCCCGGTCAACGTCGTCAACTCGGTTGGAAACTCGCCCGACATCTCGCGTGACCGTAAGTCGAGACCCTGGACGCGCGGCGGTGTGCCGCCAATCGCCACGCCTTCCCAGCTCGTAATCGGGCGATCGTCCGACCAGTCCAATGGCGGAGACGCGGCGAGGACGTTCCGGACGCTGAGCAATGTCTCGCAATCGCGGACCAGCCCGGGATTGTCGGCCGGATTTGCGACCGCGGCGCCGGCGGCGCAGCCGGCGATCGACACGGGCTCAGGCGTCTGACGCTTACCGATCGCGCGAAGATCGCCCTCGGCGCCATGGCGCAGGAGAATGCGCAGGTCGGACCCATCCGGCGCCATGCTGTAGAGGGCGACGCTCTCGTCACTCTTCGGGCGTGGCAGTTCGAGGTTCCCCAGGGCAATGCGGGATCCGTCCGGCGACCAGGCGGCAGTTAGCCCGTATACAAGCGTCAACGGCGAGACTCCAACGTGTGCGCCGTCCGCCGTGACTATGCAAATGTGATCGCCGCAGCTGAACAAGATCATCGACCCATCGGGCGACCAGGACAGCGTCTCCACCCAAGTGTCCTCCGGGTCAATGGGCTCGTCGTTCGACCCAAACCGATCGCCGGCGGACGGGTCGATGGTCGTGACGCGCTGCTGGCCAGAGCCGTCGGCGGCAATCGTGAACAGGGCCAATTCGTCGCCGTCCGGTTTGGCGAATGCAATCCGCGTGCTATCAGGCGACCATGCGGGTCGGCTATTGGTCGCCGTGAGAAGCCGCAGGTCCGAGCCGTCGATGGCGATGGTGAAGATCGCCGGTCCGCGCGCTTTGGTTCCTTCGAACCCGACAAACGCGATTCGCCCGCCATCGGGCGACCAAACCGGCCTTTGCCTATCTGTCGCTTCACGAGGCAGCACATGGCCCGAGACCAGGACCCTTGCCGGAGAGCCGTCCGTACCGACGGTCGCTAGCCCGTAGCCGGACTCGAAGTCCCATTGGATGTACGCCACGCTCGATCCATCCGGAGACCATGTCGGATAGTCGTCGTAGCGCTGGTTGGCCGTCAGCGCCGTTCGCTGACCGCCATCGATTTCCAGAACCCCAATCTCGTAGGCGTCGGCGTCCAACAGGTCGTAGCGTTCCTCCTGTTCGATACCCTCAAACGTCGAATAGGCAACGCGAGTAGCATCCGGCGAAACGCTGGCGGCATGGAAGACCCATTCGTAATAGTCCCTCCCAGCAATCCGCCGCATTTCGGCGCTGACATCGACCAGCGCTTCTACGCCCGAGCCGTCCGACGCGACGCGATATAGCATCGGACCAACGGCGAAGAGTATCTGCGACGGATCCGGATACCACTGAACAATGTTCTTCGGCCGCTTCCACATGGCGAGAAACGTCCGGTCATAGTCGCTCCACCTGGCTTCGATGTTTGCGTCTTCGTCGTTGTAACTCCCCGAAGTGCTGACAATGCCTTGACCAAATGGCGTCGCGGTGACCGGAATCGGTTCGGCTTCCGACGGCGCTGGCGTCTCCACGGCGATTGCTGATTCCGAGATCTCCGGCGTTTCGGTGGATATGGCATAGACGCTGCCGTCGGCAGCCCCGACATACACCGTGTTCTCAACGACGGTGAACCAGCGCCGTTCATCCCGCTCGCCCAGATCAATGGTCCAGATCAAATGGCCGTTGGCGGCGTTGTAGGCCTCGAGGCTCCCGTCGCTTGACTGGACGTAGAGGAGTCCGTTGACAACCACCGGATGGGCGAGCGTCCGGTCAACCAGATCGAAGCCCCAAACCATCTCCTCAGGCTTGTAGTTGGTCTTTGATGGATCGGTGGCGAAAAACTGCCCGCCATCCGACGCGAGATACAAGAATCCTTGAGCGAATACCGCAGGCGAATTGACGGCTCCACCTAGCTGGAACGACCAGTTTGTTTCGCCTGTCGCGACATCGTTGCCGAAGACGTGATCGCCGACCGAAACGTACACTGCCTCGCCTTCAACCAGCGCCGGCATGTCTCGGGCATCGTCGTGAAAGCTCCAGTACAGGTTCTGGTCCCAGATCTTCCGCCCGCTTTCTTCATCAAGTGCGTAGATGCTGGTGTCGGCCGTAAGCAAGATCCTCCCGTCGGCGATCACGGGGCCTCCGTCGATCACCAAGGGGGATGATCGAGAGGACGTCCGAGCAAAAAAGCTCCATACCACCTCACCGGTCGACGCGCTCAGCGCTTGCAGGTCGCCCGCGATGCTCGTGAAATAGAGTTGCGAGCCGGCCACCGTCGGCGCGGTCTGCGGATCGAACGCGATGGGTGGTTCGGCAACCCAGCGCCGTTCTCCCGATTTCGCGTCAAGGGCATGAAGCTGGTGCGCCCCGCGATCTCGCGCGCTGAGAAAGACCATTCCGTCGCTGACCGCAGGTTGGTATTGCACCAAGTCACCCGTATCGAGTTTCCAGAGCAGCTCGCCGCTCGCGGCATCCAACGCGTACAAGTGATGGTCGTCGGATCCGACGTACACCACCCCGTCGGAGACGGTGGGCGAGGACCTCACCGCGTCGGCCGTGGCGAAGCTCCACAGCAACGCCCCGCTCGAAGCATCGAGCGCGTAGACCTGATGGTCGTCCGACCCGGCGAATACGACGCCATCGCTGACGGTGGGAGCCGCAACGACTGGGCCGCCAGCGGAAAACTGCCAAACCGGCGACGGGGTTTGCCAGCCCGGGCCGTCGTCGTCATCGGCCGCCGGAAGCAGATCTTCCACGCAGGCCCCGTAGCCCGCGGCGAATTCTCGGAAAGCCGGAGCGCTGGCCAGGCTCTCACCCGGGAGAAGAGCAATCCTGAACTCTGAGTCGAGGAGATATGACCGCACGCACTCGTGGTGTTCGGGAGTCATGCCGCCGACCTCTCGCGCAAGTGCCGCCAGTGAAATGGCCGTGGCCGTCGGCGTCACCAGGCAGCTCTGGGCGCCCCTCTCCAATTCAGGGGTGGGACGAAACGGCTTGCCCAATACCAGCTCCATGAGCGGCTCGCCAACTTCAGTTCGCACGCATGAGCTTTCGGGGCCGCTACCCCAAGTAATCCAACGGTCGACCGGGTGTGCGTCCTCACCTGAAATGATGACGTCGGGAATACAGCTCCGCAGCCCATCGATCAGTGTCTGAATGGCCGTAGCACGGTCCGGATCGGACCTTGGCAACATCCCGCCGGCGATTTCG carries:
- a CDS encoding PQQ-binding-like beta-propeller repeat protein, with the translated sequence MLIFWVGEGWYQITENSMSCAEEFVVPYDLADYVTGILPDADSESVAASREILRGLLACNIQPLRDTLSRGGPGLSKPEDLCIHSRLSEAVLALLLGRTAQAESQQWQEDVFRCLEEGTVARLFFELLPTESGGVFRDDERCVRDLFSDSEIAGGMLPRSDPDRATAIQTLIDGLRSCIPDVIISGEDAHPVDRWITWGSGPESSCVRTEVGEPLMELVLGKPFRPTPELERGAQSCLVTPTATAISLAALAREVGGMTPEHHECVRSYLLDSEFRIALLPGESLASAPAFREFAAGYGACVEDLLPAADDDDGPGWQTPSPVWQFSAGGPVVAAPTVSDGVVFAGSDDHQVYALDASSGALLWSFATADAVRSSPTVSDGVVYVGSDDHHLYALDAASGELLWKLDTGDLVQYQPAVSDGMVFLSARDRGAHQLHALDAKSGERRWVAEPPIAFDPQTAPTVAGSQLYFTSIAGDLQALSASTGEVVWSFFARTSSRSSPLVIDGGPVIADGRILLTADTSIYALDEESGRKIWDQNLYWSFHDDARDMPALVEGEAVYVSVGDHVFGNDVATGETNWSFQLGGAVNSPAVFAQGFLYLASDGGQFFATDPSKTNYKPEEMVWGFDLVDRTLAHPVVVNGLLYVQSSDGSLEAYNAANGHLIWTIDLGERDERRWFTVVENTVYVGAADGSVYAISTETPEISESAIAVETPAPSEAEPIPVTATPFGQGIVSTSGSYNDEDANIEARWSDYDRTFLAMWKRPKNIVQWYPDPSQILFAVGPMLYRVASDGSGVEALVDVSAEMRRIAGRDYYEWVFHAASVSPDATRVAYSTFEGIEQEERYDLLDADAYEIGVLEIDGGQRTALTANQRYDDYPTWSPDGSSVAYIQWDFESGYGLATVGTDGSPARVLVSGHVLPREATDRQRPVWSPDGGRIAFVGFEGTKARGPAIFTIAIDGSDLRLLTATNSRPAWSPDSTRIAFAKPDGDELALFTIAADGSGQQRVTTIDPSAGDRFGSNDEPIDPEDTWVETLSWSPDGSMILFSCGDHICIVTADGAHVGVSPLTLVYGLTAAWSPDGSRIALGNLELPRPKSDESVALYSMAPDGSDLRILLRHGAEGDLRAIGKRQTPEPVSIAGCAAGAAVANPADNPGLVRDCETLLSVRNVLAASPPLDWSDDRPITSWEGVAIGGTPPRVQGLDLRSREMSGEFPTELTTLTGLRELDLGWNKLTGVIPPEIGALTNLTRLDLYSNNLTGDIPIEIGRLINLSRLQLSSMNLHGKIPGELGQLTQLEVLILGANSLTGPIPLELTQLQSLRYLDLGGNELTGPIPPELANLRNLTGLNLGWNRLSGGIPTEFSQINGLDRLTLSGNQLTGAIPPELGELSLMRELFLSGNQLSGPIPETFGNFRHLWYLHVNDNQLTGPIPASLGNLGEMSELYLFNNQIEGPIPPEIGQLKNLLYFVAHDNRLTGPIPAELSGLSSVTSISLSNNAIDGPIPPELGQIPNLRSLRLDNNQLTGTIPPEFGELTASWILLNNNQLSGAIPPEIGHLSSVEGLWLQGNRLSGEIPPEIGQLFELRDLDLSDNQLSGAIPIEMFGARYLRDLNLSGNQLTGPIPRELLSGVGEVVNVANNLLTGSIPTGLGWDFGIKELIASGNQLTGPIPPDLVEDGFLRLLFLDGNQLTGEIPPEFGRSIHLEEINLSGNQLSGCIPVALRYLVIHEFESLGMVFCEE